TTCTCTTTCAGGCAATAGATACCGTGTTTGAAAAAGGGAGCTTTTATACAGATTTTGTGGCCCAAAAATTATTGAAAGTAAAAACCGAGGAAATGAAAAATGCGTCTCTCCTTTCTGAGCTTAAAGACAGAGAGAAAGAGTTTATAAAATGGGCATGCAGTGAGCTTACCTACAAGGAAATTGCTGACAAGATGTGCCTCAGCCCTAAAACTATTGACGGCTACAGAGATTCGGTTTTTGTAAAACTGGATATAAAAAACAGAGCCGGACTGGTGCTTTTTGCTTTGAAACATGATCTGTGCTGATTGAATATTCCACCTTTTTAAATACATTTATTCTTCTATAAAAAACATCTTTATATTCTTTTTATGCATCCGGCAGCTTTTCAAGCTGCCGGATTTTTATTTTGTAACCTATTAATATACAATACAAAAGGGGTTTTCCCTTTTTCAAAATACGGTTTTCTCCTCTGTTTTCATCCTTCAGAATGATGGAATTTTGTCATAGAAAAAAACACCAAAAGGCAGAACCCGAAAAGCCGAAACAGAGTAGGGATTATTTTTAAAACTAATACAATGAAAAAAGCACTTATCGTAGGTATTAATGATTATGCACCCATCGGATACGGAGGTCCGGATCTTAACGGCTGTATAAACGATGCGAGAGATATGGCAAACACATTGGTAATCTGTGGTTTTAGTCCTGCAAAGATTAAAATCCTTACCAATCAAAATGCAACAAGAGCGAATATATTAAACTATCTGAAATCCATGATCAGCACCAGTGTAAAAGGAGATTCTCTTGTTTTCTATTATTCCGGACACGGAACCAGAGTAGCCAATATCGGAACAGATCTGGAACTGGATGGCTTAGACGAAGCGATTTGCCCTCACGATTATGCCAATGCCGGAGTCATCCGTGATGATGATTTTAAAACTGTTCTCAGCAAGCTGAAAGCCGGAGTAAACATGGAAGTTATTTTTGACTGCTGTTATTCCGGAACAGGAACCCGAAAAATGGATCTGGGACTGGAATCAGACTTCCTTAACGAAACTGCCCGTTATATTCCGCCAATGCTGGAAGATGAATTTTATCTGACGTATGCCAGTGAAATGGAGGCTTCTAAAAGTTCAAAAAAATCAACTGTATTGACTAAAGCATTAGTACCTGTTGTCGGAATGAATCATACGTTATGGGCAGCAGCAAAGGACAATCAGGTGTCTATGGAAGGCAATATGAGTGGACAAATACGAGGGTATTTTACTTATCATTTCTGTAAAATTTTACGTGCTACCAATGGTAATATCGTCCGAAAAACGCTTGATAAACAGGTTGCTATTGCATTAGCAGCTATGGGAGCCGCCCAGATTAACCAAACGGAAAGCATTAGTGCAGAGTTGTCACAAAAAATATTTACTTAATCATAAAACCATTACTGGCGGAATCCGAAAAGCCATAAAAAGAGTAGGAACACACTAGATTAAAAATAATAATCATGTCAAAAATTGAAAACAACAACCCAATGACCGCTGAAGAGGTTTTAAGACTTAGAACCGTTAAAGCAAAATCAACTGAAAAACCATCTGTAATTGAAAAATTATTCAGCCAGCGCCCAGCTATGGAAACCATTAACGGAAGAACTTTTCCTAAAGGAATGAAAACAATAGGAATGCCTATGGATGAAAAAACAGCAGAAAACAGAGCTTTGGAAACTGATCATTTCTATCCTACCCATGCTGATTTTGAGTACAATCCAAAGTTGGAACCTAAAAAAGACCGTAAACCTAAGTTCATTGAAAGAGATTCTTTCCTTACTCCGGAAAACGCAAGAACTATTTTTGGAGCAGATCAAAGAAAAGTATATAATTCTACAGCTTATCCATGGAGATGTGTAGGAAGAGTAGAAAGTTCTTTAGGTTCAGGAAGCGGTGTAATGATCGGCCCAAGACATCTTCTTACCTGCTCTCATATTGTAGACTGGCAGCCTAATAATACGACGGGATGGCTGAAGTTCACGCCTATGTATTACAATGGAAGCGCTCCTTACGGAACGGCCTGGGGTACATTAACGTATTACAAGTATAAAGTAGCAGGCCCTACCATCGACTCTACAGAGATTCAATATGATTATGTAGTGATTGTCTTAGACAGACCTATTGGAAACAGCACAGGATGGCTAGGCTCAAAATCATACTCCGATTCCTGGGATGGAGGTGCTTACTGGACTCACGCCGGATATCCGGGAGACCTTACAGGAACTCAAAGACCAACCTACCAAACAGGCATTGCTCTGGACGGTGATTTCTGGAGTGCTGATGATAACGAAAGCATGAGCCATAAAGCAGATATATGGCCCGGACAAAGTGGAGGTCCTTTCTGGGGATATTGGGACGGCTCTCCGTATGCTGTAGCTACTCAAAGTGCGCATAATCCAAGTGATAATTTTGCAAGTGGCGGCTCAGATTTAGTGAATCTGGTCATCAGAGCGAGAAATGAACATCCTTAATTTATTTTTTAGCTTAACAAACGCGCCCGACTTGAAGTCGGGCGCGTTTTATTTCAGTTTAAAATGTTTCTAAAACTATTCAAAGACACTATAAATTCGGCATTGGACTTGGTTTTGCCCCTTGACTTATTAATTTTGACCTATTGAGCATATTTTAAAAATCTAAAATGAAAAGTTTTTCTGAATAAAAATTATTACTTTTGAATTAACACAAATTTATTATATGAAAAATTTATTTTTACTTTGTTCTATTTTTACTTTTTTGTCATTGTTCGGACAGGAAAAAAAGGTTATGAATCCTCCCCCTCCAAAAAATTACAAAGAAATACCAGAAAATTACAATATAGATGATAATTTAGTGTATTTTAAAATTGAAAAACTATCTAAATCCTTTAATTTTGCAATTTTTGATAATGATATTTTGCCCGTTGAAAATACTTTTATTTTTTCTTTTATTGTCGAAAAAGACAGAAATATATCTAACCTTAAGGTTGAAAAAGGAAAGAATGAGAAAGTGATCAATGAACTGAAACGACAGATTGTTTTAGCCAAATTTCCAAATCCTGACAAAGATAAAATCAGTCCACAACGTTTATATAAATTAAAATTTATTTTTGATTATAAAAACAAAACACTTAAAACGACTCTTTATGATCCGGAAACAAAGGGAACCATTCCTTCTCCTTTACCAGAATATCCTACAGAAAGTGCATTGGATAACAAAGTTTATTATATTGTTGATAAAAAAATAGAATTTAATACTAACAATTTATCCAGTTCGTTTGATTTTGAAAATCTTGATGAAAATATACCAAATGATAACATTTTCATTGTCTCTTTTATTGCAGAAAAAATGGGTAAGATTACAGATTTAAATATAGAAAAAGGAAAAGACTATAAAACAATAATGGAGCTAAAAAGAATGCTTTTTCGATTAAGATTTCACCCTGCTTTAATTAAAAATAAACCTGTTAGAAGTTTGTGTAGACTGAAATTTATTTTTGATTACAAGAATAAGTTATTAAAAATAATCATTTTATAAAGAATAAATATCATAATAACAATAAAGAGGCTGTTCAAATGTTTAGACAGCAATAATCAGATTTATTCAAAATAATCTTGATTATGTTTTATTGCATTACTAAATATAATTTTCATTTTATTTTTTAAAAAAATTAATAATTACTTGATCTTCTTCAATGTTATCAATTTCGTACCGCACTTTTACAAAGCCTTTTGCTTTCATTCTAGAACCTGTGAATGTTGATAGCGCAGCTTCTTCTATACTTTTTCCAGCAAGTCTTGCCTCCCAAAATTAGTTAGGTTAATAGACTGCCCTTCATAATCTTCATACATTGTTCCTTTTTTCCACCATCCTATAACTCCATCTAGCTGACCAAATTTTTTATTCGTCTGATAAAAGGCAATTGCATCGGAAAGAACTAAATCTCCTAACCCAGAGTATTTATCAGTAATACTTTCGGAATATTAAAATCCCCCATAAGCATTCTTTCATTACCATAAATGGGCAAATGATTCAGTTTTGAGATATCTAATTTAATTGCAATTAAAATAAACTAACCGTTCAGATTTTGAATGGTTAGCATTTAAATATTTCTACTATATAAATTAAAATTATATAAAGTCGTTATAAATTTGGCATTGGACTTGGCTTTGCCCCTTGATTTATTAATCGTGTTTTCATATCTCGGAAATATTTTATGTCTCCAAAAGTTCCATCTGAAAATTCTTCCTTATAATCTCCATTTCTTAATGTATCATGTAGAAACATTGGAAATACTTTATCCAAGTTTTGTTTATTCTTAGAAGAAACTCCCGGATCATTTTTATACAAACTAATACTATCTATACCTATCCAGTTATATAAAAAACGAATGTCTTAAAAATAGGGTCCGTCATCAATATATAATCGGTAGTTTGTAGGACGGTCAACTTTTCGAATAATATACATCCAATCATCCAGATTAAAATCTTTCCATAATTCGGGAATAATCGTAAAAAGACTTCTTACATTTGTGTATCTAAAATTCTTTGTATCAAGCAATTTAACAATTAAGTCTTTAGAATTATAAGTTAATAATTCATCTTTTAAAGGTTTATAAGAAGCCCAACCACTTTGTTTTATTCCATGATGTAGTTTTTGTATAATTTGTTCCATTATTTTATATTTTGTATGTATAGTATTTAAACAAAATACGGCAACTCATGGCTGCCGTTATAATTATTTTTTCAATTTAATCTAGTCCTTCATAAAAATCACTGTTGCTATTCCTTTTTACAATACCATTTTCTCTTTTTTCAAAGATATAATCACCATTAAAAATTAAATAATAGTCTTCGTTATGATAAATTTCATTAGTGATTTTATGAACCATTTGTAATACAGATTTTCTTAATAATATTGAACCTGCATGTTTTTTTATAACATCAAATGAAACATAAGAAGCCCCTGCAAATTCCAAATCAATCAACTCACCATCAAAATCTCCGTTCACACAACCGAAAGTAGAATCATAGAGTTTAGATATTAAGAAAAGTGAATTATCATGTACTTTAATAAGATCTGTTAATTCCTGCTTTTGTTCTAATTTTCTTTTAAATTGTATATTATATGTTAGTCCCATTTTATTTTGTTATTTTTAAATGATTAATTTTACCGTCTTTTGTTATATAGATTATCTCTTCCAAACCTTCAATAGTCCAATTTGAAAACTGATTTTGAAGTTTATTTATATCTCCTTCCCAAATTTTAAGATTTAATATAATTCTTTTGGTTTGCTCTTCTTTAATTTTTTTCTCTATGGAAGACCAAATATTCCTCACATTTGTATTTTTATAAGGAGAATAACAATCAAAAATTTTACCTTCAATTTTATAATCAGGATTTTTCAATGTTTCAGATACTTTAGGATTCTGCTCTACATCAAATCCATTTTTTGCTAAAAATTCTGCTGCTTCGTTTTCTAGCTCCAATGATATTCTAGTTGCATCATCTGATATTTTAGGCATTCTGGTAATTATTCCTGTAGGTTTTGCAAAAGCATTTTTAGGTTTACTTGGTTTTGTACGATTTTTCAAAATAACTAATTCCTCCAAAATTTCACCAACTTTCTCTGAGCTATAGCTTACTTTTCTTATATCCTGCAAAACTTTCTGATACGCTTTATCGTAACGGCTTCCCTGAGCGATAATCTCACCTTTATACACCAAAGCAAATCTTCTTTTACTGCTTATTGAGCCTATGACATCAGGATTAACACCTCCTTTTTTTCCGATACTCTCCATAATAGCAGCGGCATCAAGCTCCATAAAGAATGCCCCGTTTTGTATCAATACATCACATTCCGATGTTTTTGAAAAGAACCCTGCGCTTGGGATCACCCACTCTGTCTGTTGAAACAGGCGTAAAGAACTTCGTTCAAATCGTCCTGCATTTAAATCCAAAAATAAGGAAATAGCGGAAGCTTTCAAACCCTGCTGTACATTTTTTGCAGCTTTGGGCAGCAATACAAAAATCCCCCTGTAAACAGAGGCAATAAGATGTGGTGCAGCTACTATAGCTCCGCCAACTCCATAGATAAGATCCCAGTCTCTCAGAAACTGCTCTCCACCGGGAAGTTTTCTTATCTCTTCCCGAAATGCCTGTATGGTAAGATCCGGTAATGCCAAACTAAGATCTGCAGCGGCAGCTAATAACAGGTATGGGTTTCCTGTAGTAGAAAGAGTTCCTACTCCCAGAATAATAGCGGCAATATCTGCTGCAATACGTAATCTGTCATTTATTATTGCCCATTTTTCTGCATCTGCTAAAGCTTTCACATAAATTGCCGGAACTTTCGTAATCGTAGTAACCCCATCAAACTCTTCTTCAAGATACACCATTTCTAATGGCAAAAATTGCCTTCCTTCGTCCAAGTCTTTGTATATTGTTTCTTGCGTGCTGCTTTTAGCAATTGTATTTACTCCAAGATCATCTGTTTCGTAAT
The nucleotide sequence above comes from Chryseobacterium sp. 7. Encoded proteins:
- a CDS encoding caspase domain-containing protein encodes the protein MKKALIVGINDYAPIGYGGPDLNGCINDARDMANTLVICGFSPAKIKILTNQNATRANILNYLKSMISTSVKGDSLVFYYSGHGTRVANIGTDLELDGLDEAICPHDYANAGVIRDDDFKTVLSKLKAGVNMEVIFDCCYSGTGTRKMDLGLESDFLNETARYIPPMLEDEFYLTYASEMEASKSSKKSTVLTKALVPVVGMNHTLWAAAKDNQVSMEGNMSGQIRGYFTYHFCKILRATNGNIVRKTLDKQVAIALAAMGAAQINQTESISAELSQKIFT
- a CDS encoding trypsin-like serine peptidase; this encodes MSKIENNNPMTAEEVLRLRTVKAKSTEKPSVIEKLFSQRPAMETINGRTFPKGMKTIGMPMDEKTAENRALETDHFYPTHADFEYNPKLEPKKDRKPKFIERDSFLTPENARTIFGADQRKVYNSTAYPWRCVGRVESSLGSGSGVMIGPRHLLTCSHIVDWQPNNTTGWLKFTPMYYNGSAPYGTAWGTLTYYKYKVAGPTIDSTEIQYDYVVIVLDRPIGNSTGWLGSKSYSDSWDGGAYWTHAGYPGDLTGTQRPTYQTGIALDGDFWSADDNESMSHKADIWPGQSGGPFWGYWDGSPYAVATQSAHNPSDNFASGGSDLVNLVIRARNEHP